In Kordia antarctica, the following proteins share a genomic window:
- a CDS encoding thioredoxin family protein, with protein MKKIIIAISIILVSITTVNAQKINWVTMEEAQELMKNEPRKIIMDVYTTWCGPCKMLDKNTFGNPDVAKYINENYYAIKFNAEGDSSVTFDGNTFTNPTYDPAKKNKRNAQHQFARFLSVRAYPTMVFFDDDFKLIAPIAGYLIPKQLEVYLKLFKTNKYKEVKSKEAWEKYQKEFIYEFKS; from the coding sequence ATGAAGAAGATAATCATAGCAATTAGTATCATTCTTGTAAGCATTACAACTGTAAATGCGCAAAAAATCAATTGGGTAACAATGGAAGAAGCGCAGGAGTTGATGAAAAATGAACCACGGAAAATCATCATGGATGTCTATACAACTTGGTGCGGACCGTGTAAAATGTTAGACAAAAATACGTTTGGAAACCCTGATGTAGCGAAATATATCAACGAGAATTATTATGCGATCAAATTCAATGCAGAAGGCGATTCAAGTGTTACGTTTGACGGAAATACTTTTACAAACCCAACTTATGATCCTGCAAAGAAAAATAAACGAAATGCGCAACATCAATTCGCTAGATTCTTAAGTGTACGCGCATATCCGACAATGGTGTTTTTTGATGATGATTTCAAGCTAATTGCACCAATTGCAGGATATTTAATTCCAAAACAATTGGAAGTCTACTTGAAACTTTTCAAAACTAACAAATACAAAGAAGTCAAATCAAAAGAAGCTTGGGAGAAATATCAAAAAGAATTTATATACGAATTCAAAAGCTAA
- a CDS encoding peptide MFS transporter: MKTDVENLFKDKVIGHPAGLFVIFFTEMWERFSFYGMRILLVIFLTAPLFGENPGWGWTSENALALIGTYGSLLYLTPILGGWIADKFTGYRIAVVIGCFIMMLGHVSMVFETSWSLYLGLALLIIGTGFFKPNMTSMISEMYKGKESKKDGAYTIYYMGVNAGAFFGMMLCGYLAENVGWSYGFGLAGIFMLLGLIQFWLAKDLFGEIGGKPSKVYEVELPQNINEESPTIHKDVVEKPNPFTLVDKILMFLAALGGLSYLLNDPISKIGGYNLFDFELGGISGPYVVVLSSLALFLFLIASRIARYSTIVRDKIIAVSIFGLFTVVFFAAFEQALGSMTLFARDFTQRSLTGNSATIFKIVDLVLTVVPLVIITWVLYLLFKKTHKKILASNIVLALTFAFLWYVVFYKINREFSKEATEVGASWFGILNSFFIITLAPLFSKWWESKYNPSAAMKYGIGLILLGGGFGILVLGTQGIPQGATGASVSMIFLILAYLFHTMGELCISPVGLSYLSKLVPGRMIGFMFGIWYLAIAIGQKSAGTMGGMIDEITAQYSLSTFFLIFTLFPIAIGLISIVLNGVLKKLMHGVR; the protein is encoded by the coding sequence ATGAAAACAGATGTAGAAAATCTATTTAAAGACAAAGTGATTGGGCATCCTGCGGGATTATTTGTGATCTTCTTCACAGAAATGTGGGAACGTTTTTCATTCTATGGAATGCGGATCTTATTGGTAATATTCTTAACAGCTCCTTTATTCGGTGAAAACCCAGGTTGGGGATGGACTTCTGAAAATGCACTTGCTTTAATTGGTACGTACGGATCATTATTATATTTAACACCAATTCTAGGTGGTTGGATCGCTGATAAATTTACAGGATATAGAATCGCAGTAGTTATAGGATGTTTTATTATGATGTTGGGACATGTTTCCATGGTGTTTGAAACATCTTGGTCATTATACCTTGGACTAGCATTATTAATCATAGGAACAGGTTTTTTTAAGCCAAATATGACTTCTATGATTTCCGAAATGTATAAAGGAAAAGAATCTAAAAAAGATGGAGCATACACCATTTATTACATGGGCGTAAATGCAGGAGCTTTTTTCGGAATGATGCTATGTGGATATTTAGCAGAAAATGTTGGTTGGAGTTACGGATTTGGATTGGCAGGAATTTTTATGCTACTTGGTTTAATTCAATTTTGGTTGGCAAAAGACTTATTTGGAGAAATTGGTGGAAAACCATCAAAAGTATACGAAGTAGAATTGCCTCAAAACATAAACGAAGAAAGTCCTACGATACATAAAGATGTCGTAGAAAAACCAAACCCATTTACGTTAGTCGATAAAATTTTAATGTTCTTAGCGGCTCTTGGAGGATTATCATATCTTTTAAACGATCCGATATCTAAAATTGGTGGTTATAATCTATTCGATTTTGAACTTGGAGGAATTTCAGGACCTTATGTTGTCGTATTATCTTCGTTAGCACTATTCTTATTCTTAATTGCTTCAAGAATTGCGAGATATTCAACTATAGTAAGAGATAAAATTATTGCAGTTTCTATCTTCGGACTGTTCACGGTTGTATTTTTTGCGGCTTTTGAACAAGCTTTAGGTTCCATGACATTATTTGCAAGAGATTTTACCCAGCGTTCACTCACAGGAAATTCTGCAACAATTTTTAAAATTGTAGATTTAGTATTAACAGTTGTTCCTTTAGTAATTATCACGTGGGTTTTATACCTATTATTCAAAAAAACACATAAAAAAATTCTAGCTTCTAATATTGTATTGGCACTTACATTTGCTTTCTTATGGTATGTGGTTTTCTACAAAATAAATAGAGAATTTAGCAAAGAAGCAACCGAAGTTGGCGCAAGTTGGTTTGGAATCTTAAATTCATTCTTTATCATCACATTAGCACCTTTATTCTCTAAATGGTGGGAAAGTAAATACAATCCAAGTGCTGCAATGAAATATGGTATCGGATTGATACTTTTAGGTGGAGGATTTGGAATCTTAGTATTAGGAACTCAAGGAATACCTCAAGGAGCAACAGGAGCTTCTGTAAGTATGATATTCTTAATTTTAGCATACTTATTCCATACGATGGGAGAATTGTGCATTTCGCCAGTAGGATTGTCATACTTAAGTAAATTAGTACCAGGAAGAATGATTGGTTTCATGTTTGGTATTTGGTACTTAGCTATTGCAATAGGACAAAAATCAGCAGGAACAATGGGAGGAATGATTGATGAAATAACAGCTCAATATTCTTTAAGTACGTTCTTTTTAATATTTACACTATTTCCAATAGCTATTGGATTAATTTCAATTGTATTGAATGGAGTTTTGAAAAAACTAATGCATGGCGTTCGATAA
- a CDS encoding peptide MFS transporter codes for MTNSVKQAHQKELFGHPVGLYVLFFTEMWERFSYYGMRAILVLYLVAQTQGDNGGLGWTNGEALALYGWYTMLVYVASIPGGWIADKFLGQKKSVLYGGILLVAGHSILAVEEMWAFYTGLGLIIAGVGMLKPNISTMVGGLYKQGDIRRDKGFTIFYIGINVGAFLSSLIVGYVGEVHGWHYGFGLAGIGMALGLIQYLVGQKYLQHVGNFLGSSEDLAEKEAMKKPLTKIEKDRVVVLFISFLLVIVFWGAFEQAGGLMNLYAADKTNRLLMGWEVPASWFQSLNAMFIIFLGTLVAGYWASRKLKGKISTSLFKMILGLIIMGTGFFFMTAAAAEFNSNGPIENGVGGSAMYWLVLAYLFHTIGELCISPVALSYITKLAPLKYASLMMGVYFAMTGFGNKLAGLLGEASENLGEYTIFTGIAIFCVVFGLLVMLFRKKLETLTHGAEDNERDINDDLTEGFELADTDLKS; via the coding sequence ATGACAAACTCAGTAAAACAAGCTCATCAAAAAGAGCTATTTGGACATCCAGTAGGACTGTATGTATTATTCTTCACAGAAATGTGGGAACGTTTTTCGTACTATGGAATGCGAGCAATCTTAGTATTATATCTTGTAGCACAAACACAAGGCGATAACGGAGGATTAGGTTGGACAAATGGAGAAGCTTTAGCGCTTTACGGATGGTATACAATGTTAGTATATGTTGCATCAATTCCTGGTGGATGGATTGCAGATAAATTTTTAGGACAAAAGAAATCTGTACTTTATGGAGGAATTTTGTTAGTTGCTGGACACAGTATTTTAGCAGTTGAAGAAATGTGGGCATTTTATACAGGTTTAGGACTCATCATTGCTGGTGTTGGAATGTTAAAGCCAAATATCTCAACGATGGTAGGTGGATTATATAAGCAAGGAGATATTCGAAGAGATAAAGGATTTACAATCTTTTATATCGGAATCAATGTGGGAGCTTTTTTATCAAGTTTAATTGTTGGATATGTTGGAGAAGTACACGGATGGCACTACGGATTTGGATTAGCAGGTATTGGAATGGCGTTAGGATTGATACAATATTTAGTTGGGCAAAAATACCTACAACATGTTGGAAACTTCTTAGGATCATCTGAAGATTTGGCTGAAAAAGAGGCAATGAAAAAGCCTTTAACGAAGATTGAAAAAGACAGAGTTGTCGTATTATTTATATCATTCTTATTGGTAATTGTATTTTGGGGAGCTTTTGAGCAAGCAGGAGGATTAATGAACCTTTATGCTGCTGATAAAACAAACAGATTATTAATGGGTTGGGAAGTGCCAGCTTCATGGTTTCAGTCATTAAATGCAATGTTTATTATCTTCTTAGGAACATTAGTTGCAGGATATTGGGCATCAAGAAAATTAAAAGGGAAAATTTCTACCTCATTATTCAAAATGATTCTCGGGTTGATCATTATGGGAACAGGATTCTTTTTTATGACAGCTGCAGCTGCAGAATTTAACAGTAATGGCCCAATTGAAAATGGTGTTGGAGGTTCAGCAATGTACTGGTTAGTATTAGCATACTTATTCCATACTATTGGAGAATTATGTATTTCGCCAGTTGCCTTATCATATATTACAAAATTAGCACCGCTAAAATATGCATCCTTGATGATGGGTGTATATTTTGCAATGACTGGTTTTGGAAATAAATTAGCAGGACTTCTTGGAGAAGCCTCTGAAAATTTAGGAGAATATACAATCTTTACAGGGATTGCTATATTCTGTGTTGTATTTGGATTATTAGTTATGTTATTCAGAAAGAAACTAGAAACGTTAACGCATGGTGCTGAAGACAACGAAAGAGACATCAATGACGATCTTACGGAAGGTTTCGAACTAGCAGATACAGATCTCAAATCATAA
- a CDS encoding S9 family peptidase yields the protein MKLKYVFLFVFLGLANITMAQQKEITLEEIWGEEKAFSTKGMDVLHSMNNGLQYTVLNTNKEEKTASVDKYDYKTLQKVETIVASTALNIEEAFSSYSFNADESKMILATEVEPVFRRSRLGIYYVYDIASKKITKISDNKIQEPTFSPNGKKVAFVYENNIYVKDLQSGAGSQITTDGVKNKIINGVTDWVYEEEFGFVRAFQWNAASDHIAFIRFDETEVPEFSMDVYGSELYPQQHVFKYPKAGEKNAEVSLYLYSLNAGKTSEINLSNYTDFYIPRIEWTNDPAVLSVQVINRHQNKLDLILYNAATNQKSIVIRETDKAYIDVTDNLTFLADNSFIWTSEKDGFNHIYHYKKDGKLINQVTKGLWEVTNYYGYDEDSDRVFYQSVENGSVNRDIYSIKINGKKKQRLSTKEGTNSAKFSANFTYYINTFSSVTTPPEYSLHLAKNGKLEKEIKNNADVKEKLGNYKISLKEFFTLTTAKGHALNAWMIKPADFDASKKYPVFMYQYSGPGSQQVANKWNSANDYWYQLLAQKGMIIVCVDGRGTGFKGSDFKKVTYKELGKYEVEDQIDAAIELGKRSYVDKDRIGIWGWSYGGFMSSNCILKGNDVFSMAIAVAPVTSWRFYDTIYTERYMQTPQENASGYDENSPINHVEKLKGDYLLVHGTGDDNVHVQNTMRMIDALIKANKQFDWMIYPDKNHGITGGNTRLHLYNKMTIFIENTLLKK from the coding sequence ATGAAATTAAAATATGTTTTTCTTTTTGTCTTCTTAGGATTAGCCAATATTACAATGGCACAACAAAAAGAAATTACGCTAGAAGAAATTTGGGGAGAAGAGAAAGCTTTCTCTACAAAAGGAATGGATGTGTTACATTCCATGAACAATGGATTACAATACACAGTTTTAAATACAAACAAAGAAGAAAAAACAGCTTCTGTTGATAAATACGATTACAAAACACTTCAAAAAGTAGAAACGATTGTTGCTTCGACAGCATTAAATATAGAAGAAGCATTTTCGTCTTATAGTTTTAATGCTGATGAAAGCAAAATGATTCTGGCAACCGAAGTAGAACCCGTATTTAGAAGATCGCGCTTAGGAATTTATTACGTGTACGATATCGCTTCAAAAAAAATAACAAAAATTTCAGATAATAAAATACAAGAGCCAACCTTTTCTCCTAATGGAAAAAAGGTTGCTTTCGTTTATGAAAACAATATTTATGTAAAAGATTTGCAATCTGGCGCAGGAAGTCAAATCACCACAGATGGTGTAAAAAATAAAATCATTAATGGTGTGACGGATTGGGTTTATGAAGAAGAATTTGGATTTGTACGCGCTTTTCAGTGGAATGCGGCGAGTGATCATATTGCATTTATTCGTTTTGACGAAACGGAAGTTCCAGAGTTTTCAATGGACGTTTACGGAAGTGAATTATATCCGCAACAACACGTTTTCAAATATCCAAAAGCAGGAGAGAAAAATGCAGAAGTTTCATTGTATTTATATAGTTTAAATGCTGGAAAAACTTCAGAAATAAACTTAAGTAATTATACTGATTTTTACATTCCACGAATTGAATGGACAAACGATCCGGCGGTTTTGAGTGTGCAAGTTATCAATAGACATCAAAATAAGTTGGATTTGATTCTATACAACGCAGCGACAAATCAAAAATCAATTGTTATCAGAGAAACTGACAAAGCATACATTGATGTTACGGATAACTTAACGTTTTTGGCTGATAATAGTTTCATTTGGACAAGCGAAAAAGACGGATTCAATCACATCTATCATTATAAAAAAGATGGTAAACTAATCAACCAAGTAACAAAAGGACTTTGGGAAGTAACTAATTATTATGGTTATGATGAAGATTCTGATCGTGTATTCTATCAATCGGTAGAAAATGGTTCTGTGAACAGAGATATCTATTCCATCAAAATTAACGGAAAGAAAAAGCAACGACTTTCTACTAAAGAAGGAACAAACAGTGCTAAATTTAGTGCAAACTTTACCTATTACATCAATACATTTTCAAGTGTAACAACGCCGCCAGAATATTCATTGCATTTGGCAAAGAATGGGAAGTTGGAAAAAGAAATCAAAAACAATGCAGATGTAAAAGAAAAATTAGGCAACTACAAAATTTCTCTTAAAGAATTCTTTACGTTGACAACAGCTAAAGGTCATGCCTTAAACGCTTGGATGATAAAACCAGCAGATTTTGACGCTTCAAAAAAATATCCAGTATTCATGTATCAATATTCGGGTCCAGGTTCGCAACAAGTTGCCAACAAATGGAACAGCGCAAATGATTATTGGTATCAACTATTAGCACAAAAAGGAATGATTATTGTGTGTGTTGATGGACGCGGAACAGGATTTAAAGGTTCGGACTTTAAAAAAGTAACGTATAAAGAATTAGGTAAATACGAAGTAGAAGATCAAATTGATGCTGCTATTGAACTCGGAAAGCGTTCGTATGTTGATAAAGATCGCATTGGAATTTGGGGATGGAGTTACGGAGGATTTATGTCGAGTAACTGTATTTTAAAAGGAAACGACGTATTTAGTATGGCAATTGCGGTTGCTCCAGTTACAAGCTGGCGTTTTTATGATACAATTTACACCGAACGTTACATGCAAACGCCACAAGAAAACGCGAGTGGTTATGATGAAAATTCGCCAATAAATCATGTTGAAAAACTAAAAGGTGATTACTTATTAGTTCATGGAACAGGAGATGATAACGTACACGTACAAAACACAATGCGTATGATTGATGCGTTAATCAAAGCCAACAAACAATTTGATTGGATGATTTATCCAGATAAAAATCATGGAATTACAGGAGGAAACACGCGTTTGCATTTGTATAATAAAATGACAATATTTATTGAAAATACATTGCTAAAAAAATAA
- a CDS encoding hydroxymethylglutaryl-CoA reductase, degradative — protein MIAPIVGFSKLSKNKKIEWLVNTYFHSDEAVINTLKKYWNSDEKLQKLHDEFIENTISNFYLPLGIAPNFLINDQLYVIPMAIEESSVVAAASKAAKFWLDRGGFKATVLSTEKVGQVHFMYFGSTEKLHNYFNSIKSALFASTKHITQNMDKRGGGITDIILRDKTQELDGYFQLHCTFETVDSMGANFINSCLEQFAKTFEDGAKSFEAFSEKEKNIQIVMSILSNYVPNCLVKAEVSCPVNSLVKSDSIDAEEFANKFVRAIQIAKIEPYRAVTHNKGIMNGIDAVVLATGNDFRAVEAGIHAYAAKDGRYSSLTHAEVKDGIFKFWIEIPLSLGTVGGLTSLHPLVKLALEMLGKPNAKELMQVVAVAGLAQNFAAIRSLVTTGIQKGHMKMHLVNILNQLEATEVEKKHFINFFKDKTVTHSAVVNAFNAHKTAQA, from the coding sequence ATGATTGCTCCAATTGTTGGATTTTCTAAACTTTCCAAAAACAAAAAGATTGAATGGCTTGTGAATACCTATTTTCATAGTGATGAAGCAGTTATAAATACCTTAAAAAAGTATTGGAATTCAGACGAAAAACTTCAAAAGCTACACGATGAGTTTATTGAAAATACGATCTCTAATTTTTATCTTCCGCTAGGAATTGCGCCTAATTTTTTGATTAATGATCAATTATACGTCATTCCAATGGCAATTGAGGAAAGTTCCGTAGTTGCTGCCGCTAGTAAAGCCGCAAAGTTTTGGCTAGATCGTGGTGGATTTAAAGCAACCGTATTAAGTACTGAAAAAGTAGGTCAAGTTCACTTTATGTATTTCGGCTCGACTGAAAAACTACACAATTATTTTAATTCAATTAAATCAGCATTATTCGCTTCCACAAAACATATTACGCAAAATATGGACAAACGTGGCGGCGGAATTACAGATATCATATTGCGCGATAAAACCCAAGAACTCGACGGTTATTTTCAACTGCATTGCACGTTTGAAACCGTAGATTCTATGGGCGCAAATTTTATAAATTCGTGTTTGGAGCAGTTTGCAAAAACGTTTGAAGACGGCGCAAAATCATTTGAAGCTTTTTCTGAAAAAGAGAAAAATATTCAGATTGTGATGAGCATTCTTTCGAATTACGTTCCAAATTGCTTGGTAAAGGCCGAAGTAAGTTGTCCAGTAAATTCGTTAGTTAAAAGTGATTCGATTGATGCAGAGGAGTTTGCAAATAAGTTTGTGCGCGCTATTCAAATTGCCAAAATAGAACCATATCGTGCTGTGACACATAATAAAGGAATTATGAACGGAATTGATGCCGTTGTACTTGCCACAGGAAATGATTTTAGAGCTGTAGAAGCTGGAATTCACGCGTACGCCGCAAAAGATGGACGTTATTCTAGCTTAACGCACGCCGAAGTAAAAGACGGTATTTTTAAGTTTTGGATTGAAATTCCATTGTCTTTAGGAACTGTTGGCGGTTTGACATCTTTGCATCCTTTAGTGAAATTAGCGTTGGAAATGTTAGGAAAACCAAACGCCAAAGAATTGATGCAAGTTGTTGCTGTTGCAGGATTGGCGCAGAATTTTGCCGCGATTCGTTCATTAGTGACGACAGGAATTCAAAAAGGTCATATGAAAATGCATTTGGTCAATATTTTGAATCAACTGGAAGCAACAGAAGTTGAAAAGAAACATTTTATCAATTTCTTTAAAGACAAAACTGTTACACATAGCGCGGTTGTAAATGCTTTTAATGCGCATAAAACAGCTCAAGCATAA
- a CDS encoding GYDIA family GHMP kinase, with protein sequence MDFYGNGKLLITGEYVVLDGAKALAIPTTYGQKLTVIPIDEPKLIWKSVDSIGTIWFQYDFNLDTISSETIYTDEVSQTLNNLLVEAKRLNPKFLADTNGYQIQTTLTFPRNWGLGSSSTLIHTIALWANVNPYTLLWNAFKGSGYDIACARSNSPIIYEINQQQPKVTEVRFSPSFSNQLYFVHLNKKQNSRNAIATYNARKGKINNEIKVINAITTELISSTSLIDFELLLKEHEQIIADIIQETPVQERLFADYFGQVKSLGAWGGDFILATGNDDTKAYFEKKGYETVIPFDKMMLSDKRF encoded by the coding sequence ATGGATTTTTATGGGAATGGAAAATTATTGATCACTGGCGAATATGTCGTTTTAGATGGCGCAAAAGCACTCGCCATTCCAACAACGTATGGACAAAAGCTAACTGTGATACCAATTGATGAACCAAAACTGATTTGGAAAAGTGTCGATTCAATAGGAACTATTTGGTTTCAATATGACTTCAATTTGGATACAATTTCTTCTGAAACTATATATACTGATGAAGTTTCTCAAACATTAAACAATCTTTTAGTAGAAGCAAAACGGTTAAATCCGAAGTTTCTTGCAGATACAAATGGTTATCAAATACAAACCACGTTAACTTTCCCAAGAAATTGGGGATTAGGTTCTTCTTCCACCTTAATTCATACTATTGCGCTTTGGGCAAATGTGAATCCGTACACGTTACTTTGGAATGCTTTTAAAGGAAGTGGTTATGATATTGCTTGCGCAAGAAGTAACTCGCCAATTATTTATGAGATCAATCAACAACAACCAAAAGTTACGGAAGTTCGGTTTTCGCCTTCGTTTAGCAATCAGTTATACTTTGTACATTTAAACAAAAAACAAAATAGTAGAAACGCCATTGCTACTTATAATGCTCGAAAAGGGAAAATTAACAACGAAATTAAAGTGATTAATGCGATTACTACTGAACTAATTTCAAGTACTTCTTTAATCGATTTTGAATTATTATTAAAAGAACACGAACAAATTATTGCAGATATTATTCAAGAAACGCCAGTGCAAGAACGTTTGTTTGCCGATTATTTTGGTCAAGTTAAAAGTTTGGGCGCTTGGGGCGGCGATTTTATATTAGCGACAGGAAATGATGATACAAAAGCTTATTTTGAAAAGAAAGGATATGAAACTGTGATTCCTTTTGATAAAATGATGTTGTCTGATAAAAGATTTTAG
- a CDS encoding peptidylprolyl isomerase, which yields MAILAKIRQRTLVLILIIGLALFAFVISDVFNNNDSGQKLPNEIGTVNGESIPLRNFQNQVERGMAISRGSQTTMQVANTIWDEEVRNVLITQQLDELGITIEKDQIWNILITSPQIINSEQFKDESGVFVEGKLREYINNLEATKNNDDAKKAEYQNWIATEQYVIREAKKALYYNLVQAGSIATVKEGELAYRAENDKVTFKYVQIPYTSIVDSLVEIRKSDVQKYIDNHKSRFAVKESRDIQYVYFPETPSKSDEDEVKKTVNNFKEGFAEAEDATAFVNENTETTEVVKFTYKSQLPAEIAENVMGMEVGDVFGPYKVGNQYKISKLVETKQLPDSVKSRHILIRFAGSAGSDPSLAKTKEQAKKQADSILTIIKRSKSKFADIAKVMSDDTSKDKGGDLGWFNSNTGLTPTFKDFVFEKEVGAIGVVESPFGFHVIEIQEQKNQQKVVKLATINKEVEITAQTIDDLFTTSSKFESEAGKSDDAFVEVATTNNYKVNPVFKMKELDTGISGLQEQRQVVRWTFEEDTKVGDIRRFPVGSGFIIVQITAKHAAGTISVEEASGTVISILRNEKKAEMIKANNSATTLDALAAANGKTAQQATSLSMVAPIIPGAGEERKVVGAAFALDKGATSGLITGKTGVYMIEVVEKTLAPAKDSYLTERSNVSNQRSANAKNAVFEALKSASEITDNRGVFY from the coding sequence ATGGCAATTCTTGCAAAAATTAGACAACGTACATTAGTCCTTATCCTAATCATTGGATTGGCTTTATTTGCTTTCGTAATTTCGGATGTATTTAATAACAACGATAGTGGACAAAAATTACCAAACGAAATAGGAACTGTAAACGGAGAGAGTATTCCTTTAAGAAACTTCCAAAACCAAGTAGAACGTGGTATGGCAATTTCTAGAGGTAGTCAAACTACGATGCAAGTAGCAAATACTATTTGGGATGAAGAAGTGCGAAACGTACTAATTACACAACAATTAGACGAATTAGGGATTACGATAGAAAAAGATCAAATCTGGAATATCCTTATTACAAGTCCTCAAATTATAAACAGCGAACAATTCAAAGATGAATCGGGTGTTTTTGTTGAAGGAAAGTTGAGAGAATATATCAACAATCTTGAAGCTACCAAAAATAATGATGATGCTAAAAAAGCTGAATATCAAAATTGGATCGCTACAGAACAGTATGTAATTAGAGAAGCTAAAAAAGCTTTGTATTATAATTTAGTGCAAGCAGGTTCAATAGCAACCGTGAAAGAAGGTGAATTGGCATATCGTGCAGAGAACGACAAAGTAACGTTCAAATATGTGCAAATTCCATATACTTCAATTGTAGATTCATTGGTTGAAATCAGAAAAAGTGATGTTCAAAAATATATTGACAATCACAAATCAAGATTTGCAGTAAAAGAATCAAGAGACATTCAATATGTATACTTTCCAGAAACGCCTTCAAAATCTGACGAAGACGAAGTGAAAAAAACTGTGAACAATTTCAAAGAAGGATTTGCAGAAGCTGAAGATGCTACTGCATTCGTAAATGAAAACACAGAAACAACCGAAGTTGTAAAGTTTACATACAAAAGCCAATTGCCTGCAGAAATTGCAGAAAATGTAATGGGAATGGAAGTTGGAGATGTATTTGGACCTTATAAAGTTGGGAATCAATACAAAATTTCTAAATTGGTTGAAACGAAACAATTACCAGATTCTGTAAAAAGCAGACACATTTTGATTCGTTTTGCAGGTTCAGCAGGATCTGACCCAAGTTTAGCAAAAACAAAAGAACAAGCAAAAAAACAAGCGGATAGTATCTTAACGATTATAAAAAGAAGCAAATCTAAATTTGCTGATATCGCAAAAGTAATGTCTGATGACACTTCTAAAGATAAAGGTGGAGATTTAGGTTGGTTTAATAGCAATACAGGATTAACACCAACATTCAAAGATTTCGTATTCGAAAAAGAAGTTGGCGCAATAGGCGTTGTAGAATCTCCTTTTGGATTCCACGTTATTGAAATTCAAGAACAAAAAAATCAGCAAAAAGTAGTAAAACTTGCAACAATCAATAAAGAAGTAGAAATAACTGCTCAAACAATAGATGACTTATTTACAACTTCTTCAAAATTTGAATCTGAAGCAGGAAAATCTGATGACGCATTTGTAGAAGTAGCAACAACAAACAACTACAAAGTAAATCCAGTATTCAAAATGAAAGAATTGGATACAGGAATCTCTGGTTTGCAAGAACAGCGTCAAGTTGTACGTTGGACATTTGAAGAAGATACCAAAGTTGGTGACATCAGACGTTTCCCAGTAGGAAGTGGATTCATCATCGTACAAATAACTGCAAAACATGCGGCAGGAACAATATCAGTAGAAGAAGCATCAGGAACAGTAATTTCGATTCTAAGAAACGAGAAAAAAGCTGAAATGATTAAAGCTAACAACTCAGCAACTACATTAGATGCACTTGCAGCAGCAAATGGTAAAACGGCACAACAAGCGACTTCATTATCAATGGTAGCGCCAATTATTCCTGGAGCAGGTGAAGAGCGAAAAGTAGTTGGAGCTGCATTTGCATTAGACAAAGGAGCAACTTCTGGCTTAATTACTGGAAAAACTGGTGTATACATGATTGAAGTTGTAGAGAAGACGCTGGCGCCAGCAAAAGACAGTTACTTAACAGAAAGAAGTAACGTAAGCAATCAAAGAAGTGCAAACGCTAAAAATGCTGTATTTGAAGCATTAAAAAGTGCATCTGAAATTACAGATAACAGAGGCGTATTTTACTAA